From a region of the Saccharomyces paradoxus chromosome IV, complete sequence genome:
- the MSH6 gene encoding mismatch repair ATPase MSH6 (Protein required for mismatch repair in mitosis and meiosis~similar to YDR097C) translates to MAPATPKASKTTHFKNGSTSSQKRMKQSSLLSFFSKQVPSGTPTKKDRKPTSATSQKADANKITKNPEGEKVGKLFVDVDEDNDLTMAEETLATVNSDTIHSEEPQSDTMLNSNTTVTKSAAADEDLSSSSQPRRSHKRRVNYAESDEEDPNTTFIAKRKKGKVIDSESDEDEYLPGKNEEDEDDDVAEDKEDVKEELAEGSCDDDDDLLSLAETTSKRKSTSTPHSLSPFTRNTSRNNSKKKNRPIQVPSRSYTPSHGQPSATSKSSKFNKQNEERYQWLVDERDAQRRSKSDPEYDPRTLYIPSSAWNKFTPFEKQYWEIKSKMWDCIVFFKKGKFFELYEKDALLANALFDLKIAGGGRANMQLAGIPEMSFEYWAAQFIQMGYKVAKVDQRESMLAKEMREGSKGIVKRELQCILTSGTLTDGDMLHSDLATFCLAIREEPGNYYNQAQLDSSTMVQKLNTKIFGAAFIDTATGELQMLEFEDDSECTKLDTLMSQVRPMEVVMERNNLSTLANKIVKFNSAPNAIFNEVKAGEEFYDFDKTYSEIISSEYFSTEEDWPEVLKSYYDMGKKVGFSAFGGLLYYLKWLKLDENLISMKNIKEYDFVKSQHSMVLDGITLQNLEIFSNSFDGSDKGTLFKLFNRAITPMGKRMMKKWLMHPLLRKNDIENRLDSVDSLLQDIALREELEMTFSKLPDLERMLARIHSRTIKVKDFEKVITAFETIVQLQKTLQNNDLKGDVSKYISSFPKELVEGVQNWTNAFERQKAINENIIVPQRGFDIEFDKSMDKIQELEDELMEILMNYRKQFKCSNIQYKDSGKEIYTIEIPLSATKNVPSNWVQMAANKTYKRYYSDEVRVLARSMAEAKEIHKTLEEDLKNRLCQKFDAHYNTIWMPTIQAISNIDCLLAITRTSESLGAPSCRPTIVDEVDSKTNAQLNGFLKFKSLRHPCFNLGATTAKDFIPNDIELGKEQPRLGLLTGANAAGKSTVLRMACIAVIMAQMGCYVPCESAVLTPIDRIMTRLGANDNIMQGKSTFFVELAETKKILDMATNRSLLVVDELGRGGSSSDGFAIAESVLHHVATHIQSLGFFATHYGTLASNFKHHPQVRPLKMSILVDEATRNVTFLYKMLEGQSEGSFGMHVASMCGISKDIIDNAQIAADNLEHTSRLVKERDLAANNLDGEVVTLPDGLQSDFVRIVYGDGLQNTKLGSGEGVLNYDWNIKRNVLKSLFSMIDDLHS, encoded by the coding sequence ATGGCCCCAGCTACCCCTAAAGCTTCTAAGACTACACACTTCAAAAATGGTTCCACATCGTCTCAAAAGAGAATGAAGCAATCGAGTTtactctcttttttctctaaacAGGTACCTTCTGGTACACCCACAAAGAAGGACCGTAAACCTACTTCAGCAACTTCACAAAAGGCAGATGCTAATAAAATAACGAAGAATCCAGAAGGAGAAAAGGTGGGCAAGCTCTTTGTAGATGTAGACGAAGATAATGACTTGACAATGGCTGAAGAAACATTGGCAACTGTAAATAGTGATACTATACATTCTGAAGAGCCCCAATCTGATACTATGTTAAATAGTAACACCACAGTAACCAAAAGTGCTGCTGCAGACGAGgatttatcttcttcttcgcAACCTCGAAGAAGCCACAAAAGGAGAGTTAATTACGCCGAAAGTGATGAGGAGGACCCAAATACTACATTCATTGCTAAACGGAAGAAAGGTAAGGTAATTGATAGCGAAAgcgatgaagatgaatatTTACCGGGTAAgaatgaagaggatgaagatgatgatgtcGCGGAGGATAAAGAGGAtgttaaagaagaattggcAGAAGGTAGTTgcgatgacgatgacgattTGCTTTCTTTGGCGGAAACGActtcaaagagaaaatcCACAAGCACACCGCATTCTTTATCGCCTTTTACAAGAAATACATCCCGTAATaactcaaagaaaaaaaacaggCCAATCCAGGTCCCAAGTAGATCATACACACCCTCCCACGGCCAACCATCGGCGACTTCGAAGTCTAGCAAATTCAATAAACAAAATGAAGAACGATATCAATGGTTAGTGGATGAACGAGATGCCCAGCGCCGTTCCAAGAGTGATCCAGAGTACGATCCAAGAACATTGTATATCCCGTCTTCTGCATGGAACAAGTTTACTCCGTTTGAAAAACAATATTGGGAGATTAAGTCCAAAATGTGGGATTgcattgttttctttaaaaaggGTAAGTTCTTTGAATTATATGAAAAGGATGCATTATTGGCTAATGCCTTATTTGACTTGAAGATTGCAGGTGGAGGACGCGCTAATATGCAACTGGCTGGAATTCCAGAAATGTCGTTTGAGTATTGGGCCGCTCAATTTATTCAAATGGGTTATAAAGTTGCAAAGGTGGATCAAAGAGAATCAATGTTGGCTAAAGAAATGAGGGAAGGTTCTAAAGGTATTGTTAAAAGAGAACTTCAGTGTATATTAACATCAGGTACATTAACTGATGGTGATATGTTACATTCGGATCTGGCTACCTTTTGTCTTGCCATTAGAGAAGAACCTGGTAACTACTACAATCAAGCCCAGTTAGATTCATCAACTATGGTTCAAAAGTTGAATACGAAAATATTCGGTGCAGCGTTCATTGATACTGCAACTGGTGAGCTTCAAATGTTAGAGTTTGAGGATGACAGCGAGTGCACCAAACTAGACACATTAATGTCGCAAGTGAGACCTATGGAAGTCGTTATGGAGAGGAATAACTTAAGCACATTAGCTAATAAAATTGTAAAGTTCAATTCAGCTCCCAATGCAATCTTCAATGAGGTTAAAGCTGGTGAAGAATTTTATGACTTTGATAAAACCTATTCTGAAATCATATCGTCTGAATATTTTTCCACGGAAGAAGACTGGCCAGAGGTCTTGAAATCTTATTACGATATGGGGAAAAAAGTCGGTTTTAGTGCATTTGGTGGATTATTGTATTATTTAAAATGGTTGAAATTGGATGAAAATCTGATTTCgatgaaaaatatcaaagagtATGATTTTGTAAAATCGCAACACTCCATGGTTTTAGATGGGATCACTTTACAGAACTTggaaatattttccaattcgTTTGATGGTTCTGATAAGGGAACTCTGTTCAAATTATTTAACAGGGCCATTACTCCAATGGGTAAaagaatgatgaaaaagtGGTTAATGCATCCATTATTACGTAAgaatgatattgaaaacagGCTTGATAGCGTCGACTCCTTGTTACAAGATATTGCTTTAAGAGAAGAGCTTGAGAtgacattttcaaaattaccTGATTTGGAGAGAATGTTGGCCCGCATCCATAGCAGAACAATCAAAGTtaaagattttgaaaaggtaATTACCGCATTTGAAACGATTGTTCAGTTGCAAAAAACTTTGCAGAATAATGACTTAAAGGGAGATGTTTCGAAATACATATCATCTTTCCCTAAGGAACTTGTGGAAGGTGTTCAAAACTGGACCAATGCTTTCGAAAGACAAAAAGcaattaatgaaaatatcattgtGCCCCAAAGGGGGTTTGATattgaatttgataaatcGATGGATAAAATACAGGAGTTAGAAGACGAATTGATGGAAATTCTGATGAATTATAGGAAGCAATTCAAATGTTCCAATATCCAATATAAAGATTCCGGAAAGGAAATCTATACTATCGAAATTCCTCTCTCTGCAACCAAAAATGTCCCATCGAATTGGGTTCAAATGGCTGCGAACAAAACATACAAGAGATACTACTCTGATGAAGTAAGAGTTCTAGCAAGATCGATGGCGGAGGCTAAGGAAATACACAAGACGCTAGAAGAAGATCTAAAAAATAGGTTGtgtcaaaaatttgatgcGCATTATAATACAATTTGGATGCCCACTATACAGGCCATCTCTAATATAGACTGTCTGTTGGCTATTACAAGGACATCCGAATCTTTAGGTGCTCCTTCTTGTAGACCAACCATTGTAGATGAGGTCGACTCGAAAACAAATGCTCAATTAAATggttttttgaaatttaaATCATTAAGACATCCATGCTTTAACCTCGGCGCTACTACAGCAAAGGATTTCATTCCTAATGACATTGAATTAGGTAAAGAACAACCTAGGCTGGGATTGTTAACAGGTGCTAACGCAGCTGGTAAATCCACTGTATTGAGGATGGCATGTATCGCCGTAATTATGGCTCAAATGGGATGTTATGTTCCTTGTGAATCTGCTGTTTTGACACCAATCGATAGAATCATGACCCGTTTAGGCGCTAATGATAACATTATGCAAGGAAAatctactttttttgtgGAGTTAgcagaaacaaaaaaaatattagaTATGGCTACTAATAGATCATTATTAGTTGTTGACGAGTTGGGAAGAGGAGGTTCATCAAGCGATGGTTTTGCTATTGCAGAAAGTGTGCTACATCACGTTGCGACACACATTCAAAGCTTAGGCTTTTTTGCGACACATTATGGAACATTGGCATCAAATTTCAAGCACCATCCTCAAGTAAGGCCACTCAAAATGAGCATTTTAGTAGATGAAGCGACTAGGAACGTTACATTTTTGTATAAGATGCTTGAAGGACAAAGCGAGGGTTCATTTGGTATGCATGTTGCGTCAATGTGTGGCATTTCAAAGGATATTATTGACAACGCACAGATTGCCGCTGATAATTTAGAACATACCTCCAGACTAGTCAAAGAACGTGATTTGGCTGCGAATAATTTGGATGGTGAAGTAGTTACTTTGCCTGATGGCTTACAAAGTGATTTCGTTCGGATTGTGTACGGAGATGGACTGCAGAATACAAAATTAGGTTCTGGTGAAGGCGTCTTGAACTATGATTGGAATATAAAGAGAAATGttttaaaaagtttatttagTATGATTGATGATTTACATTCTTAA
- the TVP15 gene encoding Tvp15p (Integral membrane protein~similar to YDR100W) — protein MSAIPPKFFKIANISIGCIDIIAALSQLTYLFTNLSIFLLAVYGLALSIPIVYLEFKVPSNLYRYASFYFSFLGRGLSYILLGLIISFGGIYNILAGMFTFILGVAFIVFHFSQFVEEPANFRAPGSSLSIGDDDIDDDDDMI, from the coding sequence ATGTCAGCTATTCctccaaaatttttcaaaattgcaAACATATCAATTGGCTGCATAGATATTATTGCAGCTCTTTCACAATTGACGTACCTTTTCACCAATTTAAGCATCTTTCTCTTAGCAGTTTATGGACTGGCACTCTCCATACCTATCGTCTACCTGGAGTTTAAGGTGCCATCAAATCTTTACAGGTATGcttctttttactttaGTTTTCTTGGAAGAGGTTTATCTTATATTTTACTGGGTCTGATAATTAGCTTCGGCGGTATCTACAACATATTGGCGGGAATGTTTACTTTCATTTTAGGGGTTGCGTTTATTGTCTTCcatttttctcaatttgTGGAAGAACCTGCCAACTTCAGAGCACCCGGCTCGTCTTTGTCAATTGGTGACGATGACATcgacgatgacgatgacaTGATTTAA
- the BMH2 gene encoding 14-3-3 family protein BMH2 (14-3-3 protein, minor isoform~similar to YDR099W), with translation MSQTREDSVYLAKLAEQAERYEEMVENMKAVASSGQELSVEERNLLSVAYKNVIGARRASWRIVSSIEQKEESKEKSEHQVELIRSYRSKIETELTKISDDILSVLDSHLIPSATTGESKVFYYKMKGDYHRYLAEFSSGDAREKATNASLEAYKTASEIATTELPPTHPIRLGLALNFSVFYYEIQNSPDKACHLAKQAFDDAIAELDTLSEESYKDSTLIMQLLRDNLTLWTSDISESGQEDQQQQQQQQQQQQQQQQAPAEQTQGEPTK, from the coding sequence atgtctcAAACTCGTGAAGATTCTGTTTACCTAGCCAAATTGGCTGAACAAGCCGAACGTTATGAGGAAATGGTCGAAAACATGAAGGCCGTTGCTTCTTCAGGTCAAGAATTGTCTGTTGAAGAGCGGAATCTATTATCGGTTGCTTACAAGAATGTCATTGGTGCTCGTCGTGCTTCCTGGAGAATAGTTTCTTCAATCGAACAGAAAGAAGaatcaaaggaaaaatctGAGCACCAAGTCGAATTAATTCGTTCTTACCGTTctaaaattgaaactgaaTTGACTAAAATTTCTGATGACATTTTGTCCGTGTTAGATTCTCATTTAATCCCTTCTGCTACTACTGGTGAGTCTAAAGTATTTTATTATAAGATGAAGGGTGACTACCACCGTTATTTGGCTGAATTTTCCAGCGGTGATGCAAGAGAAAAGGCAACCAACGCCTCTTTGGAAGCTTATAAAACCGCTTCCGAGATTGCCACTACCGAATTGCCTCCAACTCACCCAATTCGTTTGGGTCTAGCTTTGAATTTCTCCGTCTTCTATTACGAAATTCAAAACTCTCCTGATAAGGCCTGCCATTTGGCCAAACAAGCCTTTGACGATGCTATTGCTGAACTAGATACTTTGTCCGAAGAATCATACAAGGATAGCACTTTGATCATGCAATTATTAAGGGACAACTTGACCTTATGGACCTCTGACATTTCTGAATCTGGCCAAGAAGatcaacaacagcagcagcagcagcagcagcaacaacaacaacaacaacaagcCCCAGCTGAACAAACTCAAGGTGAACCAACCAAATAA
- the GRX3 gene encoding monothiol glutaredoxin GRX3 (Glutathione-dependent oxidoreductase~similar to YDR098C), translating to MPVIEINDQDQFTHLTTTAAGDKLIVLYFHTSWAEPCKALREVFEAISNEPSNENVSFLSIDADENSEISELFEISAVPYFIIIHKGTILKELSGADPKEFVTLLEDCKNSINSGPSQTGTVENANVNEGSHNDEEDDDEEEEEETEEQINARLTKLVNAAPVMLFMKGSPSEPKCGFSRQLVGILREHQVRFGFFDILRDESVRQNLKKFSEWPTFPQLYINGEFQGGLDIIKESLEEDPDFLQHTLQS from the coding sequence ATGCCTGTCATTGAAATCAACGATCAAGATCAATTTACCCACTTAACGACCACTGCGGCCGGCGACAAGTTAATTGTACTTTATTTCCATACTAGTTGGGCAGAACCATGCAAAGCATTGAGGGAAGTTTTTGAGGCTATTAGTAATGAGCCTTCTAATGAGAACGTCTCCTTTTTATCTATTGATGCGGATGAAAACTCTGAAATTTCAGAACTGTTTGAAATCTCAGCTGTTCCATATTTTATCATAATTCATAAAGGAACAATCTTAAAAGAGTTATCTGGTGCAGACCCAAAGGAATTTGTGACTTTATTGGAAGACTGCAagaattcaataaattccGGACCATCACAAACTGGTACCGTGGAAAATGCAAACGTAAATGAAGGAAGTCAtaatgacgaagaagatgacgatgaagaagaggaagaagaaaccgAGGAGCAAATAAATGCTAGATTGACTAAGTTGGTTAATGCTGCACCGGTAATGCTATTTATGAAGGGGAGCCCCTCTGAGCCTAAATGTGGTTTCTCAAGACAATTAGTGGGTATTTTGAGGGAACATCAAGTAAGATTTGGCTTTTTCGATATATTAAGGGACGAATCTGTTAGACAGAACttaaaaaagttttctgaATGGCCAACTTTTCCTCAACTTTACATTAATGGGGAGTTTCAAGGCGGTTTAGACATTATCAAGGAATCCTTGGAGGAAGATCCCGATTTTTTACAGCATACTCTTCAATCttga